A region from the Palaemon carinicauda isolate YSFRI2023 chromosome 16, ASM3689809v2, whole genome shotgun sequence genome encodes:
- the LOC137655624 gene encoding centrosomal protein of 83 kDa-like — MDSNSNGDLQAHQYDQISQGYGVECSVQASGSDEDTNTEFFNLGSGGNANSPSTSLYQDVNHSDGSAKVDHCGNIQTFTGSCKSNENPAFIYGNDIPASTTLDQIVTSDVGASAHTQPTTSSAVGALAHVQPTTSSAVDVFIHVQRTTSSAVGASAPIKPSSNDKEVANMICITVLPGQATGKGHIDQPNSYDPVKEKKKLKERERSRKNRADDKLHKQRMTEDLKRSREEIEESQAVVKRQRTENQALKLENAELKEELQSQGTENQALKLENAELKEELQSQGTENQALKLENAELKEELQSQGTENQALKLENAKLKKELQRQGTGNQALKLENAELKEESQKERRELERQIEAEKLKNVKLNVEVQKLEADLATVTYAHENIKTEKEELERKVQALTGPNALEFLIQEYLPLFDLDIDDLE; from the coding sequence ATGGATTCCAACAGTAATGGCGATCTTCAGGCACACCAATACGACCAGATTTCGCAAGGCTATGGAGTCGAATGTAGTGTCCAAGCTAGTGGGTCTGACGAAGACACGAACACGGAATTTTTCAATCTCGGTAGTGGAGGCAATGCTAACTCACCATCAACCAGTCTGTACCAAGATGTCAATCACAGTGATGGCTCAGCCAAAGTTGATCATTGTGGTAATATTCAGACCTTTACAGGATCTTGTAAGTCGAATGAAAATCCAGCATTCATCTATGGAAATGACATTCCTGCCTCTACAACCTTGGACCAGATTGTGACGTCTGATGTTGGCGCTTCTGCTCACACCCAGCCAACAACATCGTCAGCTGTTGGCGCTTTAGCTCACGTCCAGCCAACAACATCGTCAGCTGTTGATGTTTTTATTCACGTCCAGCGAACAACATCGTCAGCTGTTGGTGCTTCTGCTCCCATAAAGCCAAGTAGTAATGACAAGGAAGTAGCGAATATGATATGTATTACGGTGCTTCCGGGCCAGGCCACGGGGAAAGGGCATATTGATCAGCCCAATTCTTATGATCCAGTTAAGGAAAAGAAGAAACTGAAGGAAAGGGAAAGATCCAGAAAAAACAGGGCAGATGACAAACTTCATAAACAGAGAATGACTGAGGATCTGAAACGATCTCGAGAAGAAATTGAAGAGTCTCAGGCAGTGGTTAAGAGACAGAGGACAGAGAACCAAGCTCTGAAGCTTGAGAACGCTGAATTGAAGGAAGAGTTGCAGAGTCAGGGCACAGAGAACCAAGCTCTGAAGCTTGAGAACGCTGAATTGAAGGAAGAATTGCAGAGTCAGGGCACAGAGAACCAAGCTCTGAAGCTTGAGAACGCTGAATTGAAGGAAGAGTTGCAGAGTCAGGGCACAGAGAACCAAGCTCTGAAGCTTGAGAATGCTAAATTGAAGAAAGAGTTGCAGAGACAGGGCACAGGGAAccaagctctgaagcttgaaaacGCTGAATTGAAGGAAGAGTCGCAGAAAGAGAGGAGAGAATTGGAGAGACAGATTGAAGCCGAGAAGCTTAAAAATGTCAAATTGAATGTTGAGGTACAGAAATTGGAAGCAGACCTGGCGACTGTGACCTATGCTCATGAGAACATAAAAACCGAGAAGGAAGAGTTGGAAAGAAAGGTTCAGGCTCTAACTGGGCCAAACGCATTAGAGTTTCTAATCCAAGAATATCTTCCATTATTTGATCTTGACATCGATGATTTGGAATAG